Below is a window of Acidobacteriota bacterium DNA.
CGCGTGTACAGCGCCCAGAAGACCTCCTGCATGACCCCTCCAGGGTGGACCCAAGGGAGCCCGGTCCCGTCCCTCCAGCATTCCAAAGGAGTTCAAGTATGTCGCGCCCTCGTCGGGCGGTCAAGCCCGCGCGGTGGATCTCCATGGACGATTTGCTCCCGCCCCTCCCGTCCCCTAATATGATGGACATGGAGGTCTGGCCATGGCCAAGGTCAAAGGCACGGCGGTGCGCGCGTCCGTGATCTACCTGAACGAGAAGCTCGGGGCGGAGGGGTATGCCAACCTCCTTCAGCGCCTGAGCCCCGAGGACCGGGAGACCTTCTCCAACCCCATTCTGCAAAGCAGCTGGTATGAACTATCCCAGCTCATCCGTCTCATGACCGAAGCCCAGAAGGACCTCCAGCTGCCTCCCGGTCGGTCCATCGCCTGGGAGATGGGCCGGTTTTCCGCCGATCACGGGCTCAACACGATCTACAAGGTCTTCTTCAAGGTGGCCGACCCGGGGTTCATCATCCGGAAGGCGTCTCAGGTCATGCCGACGTACTACGATTCCGGCCGAATGGAGACCCTGGCTATGGAGCCCCGTTCGGCCCACCTGAGGCTCACGGGTTTCAACGAGCCCCACAGGCTCTTTTGCGACCGGATCATGGGATGGATGGAGAGAACCCTCGAGCTCACGGGCGCCCATGCCATCCGCATGGAACACCCCAAGTGCATGGCCCGCGGAGATTCCTGCTGCGACTACCTGGGACGTTGGTCCTGACGGGACGGGACGGATGGCCTTCCTGGATCCCTTCCTCGACTCGGGCGAGCCGTTCGGATTCGGAGGGTGGCCATCCCTCCTTGGGTCCCCTCCCCACCCCGCTTCCCAGGTCGCCAATTCAAGATCCCAAACCCGAAATCCGAGATCCTGGACCCACTCCCCCCTCCGGGTTTCCTCCTCACGACCGGCTCCTTTCCTCCTGGGGACCTCCCGGGTAGAATAGAGCGGTTGGGGAGGTGGATTTCATGAGCGACGTTCGATTGGATGAGGCGCGGCGCTTCGCGGCCGCGGGCCGGCTGAAGGAGGCGGCCTCCTCGCTCAAGGCGCTCCTGCAGGCGGACCCCGAGAACCAAGAAGCCCGCGCCTACCTGGCCGAGATCCAGGATCGCCTGCTGCTCGAACTCCAGGTCCGGGACAAACTCGGCAAGGCCAGAAGTCTCGCGGACCAGGGACAGAGGGGGGAGGCCCTCAAGCTCGTCCAGGACATCCTCAAGATCATGCCGGAGAGCCAGGAGGCCGCGCGGTTCAAGATCGAACTGGAAGGCCCCCCGGAGGACTTCGCCTCCTCGCCCTTCTCCACGGTGGTCGCCGACGCGGCCGATCTTCTCCCGGACTTCGCCCCATCGCGGCCCCCGGAACCCTCGGTGGAGGAACTTCCCGTCCTCCGGCTCGAGGCCCTGGACCTGCCGTCCCTCGAATCGCCCGCGGAGCGCACGACCCTGAGCGCAGGCGCCCGGGCCCTCGCGCCGGCCGAGGCCGTGAAGGTGCAAGAGTACTTGCAAGAGGGCCAGCGGCACTACGACGCCGGCCGTTACCAGGACGCCATCGACGTATGGACGCGCGTGTTTATCGTCGACGAGGACAACCGCGAGGCGCAGGAGCGCATCGATCGCGCCAAGGGCATGGTCAACGCGCACCAGGGAGAGATCGAGCATTACCTCACCGAGGGCATCGCGGCCTTCAACTCGGGGGAATTTCCCCGCGCCAAGGTCATGCTGGAGAAGATTCTGGCCGTCTTTCCGACCCACCGGGAAGCGCAGTACTACCTCGCCCGCATGGAGCAGTCGCCCGCTCCGGAGCCTCCCCCGGCGCCTCCACCCGGCGTCCCAGGCCAGGGGGAGGTGGACACCTTCGAGCTCGAAGACAACCTCCTGACTCCCACGGGACCGGAGATGCGGTCGGCGGAACCGCCCAAGCCGGCGCCGGCCCCCTGGGCCGCCCCCCCGGCACCCGCCGCCGAATTCCAGTTGGAGACGGGGTCCGCGGAGGACTTCCCCTTCCCGGCCCCTTCTCCGCCCGCCGCGCCGGCGCCCTCCCCCCCTCCGGAGGAAACCCCATCCACCTTCGCCTGGGATGAGGAGGTTCCCGCGACGTTTCGACAGGTCGCACCCGCGCCGCCGGTCGCTCCCGCCCCAGCCTCCCCTACCCCCGCGGCGGATCGGCCGGCGCCCATGGAAAAGGAACCCAAGGGGCGACGCACCCCCGGCCTCACGTTGATCCTGGCGGTCCTTCTGGGACTCGTAGCCATCGGCGCGGGGATCTTTTTCGGGGCCAGGTATTTCTTGGGTGAATCCGAACCCCAACCGGTGGCCACCACGCCCAGGCTTCCCAAGCCTCCCAGGCCGCCCCAGGTCCCGGACCAGCCGCCCGGACAGACCGCCCCCGTTCCGCAGGAGCCATCCCCCGCCGCCATGACGGTGGAAGAGCTGTTGCGGAGGGCTCGCGCCGCTTCCGAGGCCCGGGACTACGCCAAGTCCATCGGCTTCTACCAGGAAATCCTCAGCCGGGACGCCATGCACCCGGAGGCCCTCTCCGGCCTCGGCGAAGCCCGCGCGGCCCTGGCCCGGTTGCAGGAGGAGAACCTCCGGAACGAGAAGTTCCTCAAGGAATACCTCTATTCGGTCAAATCCTTCAAGGAGCAGGACTACGCCGAGAGCCTGCGGGTGGCGTGGAGGCTCATCTATCCGGACGACACGCTGGCGCGCCAGATGGGGAAGCGCGACGCCGTGCGGGAGATCATCCGGGACGGCTATTACAATTGGGCCGTTCTGGACCTGAGGCAGGAGAACCTCATCGGGGCGGACAAGAACCTCCGGGACCTGCTGGATTTTGACCGAAGCGACGCGGAGGCCGCCCGGCTCCACCAGTTCGTCCGCCGCTATTCGACCATCCCTCCCGACGAGAACTACCGGGACGCGGTCCGGAACTTGACCTACCGGAACCTGGAGGAGAGCCCGTGAACCGGGATCCCCTGGGCGAACTGGAGGCCCTCCTCCGGGCCGGCCGCGAGGGCGGAGGCCCCGCGCGCCTGAAGGCTCAGCACGACGCCGGCAAGCTCGGCGCCCGGGAGCGCATCGAGCTTTTCGCCGATCCCGACTCCTTCGAGGAGACGGACGCCCTGGTGGAACACGACTGCCGCGACTTCGGCATGGACGCCAAGCGGATCCCCGGGGACGGCGTGGTGACGGGCCACGCCCGGGTGGAGGGGCGGCCGGTCTTCCTTTTCGCCAACGATTTCACGGTCTTCGGCGGGTCCCTATCCGAGTCGAATGCCCGAAAGATCTGCAAGATCATGGACCTGGCCATGAAGGTCGGCGCCCCCATCGTGGGGATCAACGACTCGGGCGGCGCAAGGATCCAGGAGGGCGTGGGCTCCCTCGGGGGCTACGCCGACATCTTTCTGAGAAACACCCTCGCGTCCGGAGTCGTGCCCCAGATCTCGCTCATCCTGGGACCCTGCGCCGGTGGCGCCGTGTACTCTCCGGCCATCACCGACTTCGTCATCATGTCCGAGTCCACCTCGTACATGTTCATCACAGGCCCGGACGTGATCCGTACTGTTCTCCACGAGGACATCTCCAAGGAGGATCTGGGCGGGGCGCGCACCCACGCCACCGTCTCGGGGGTCTGCCATTTCACCGCCGAAGACGACGGGAAGGCCCTTGCGACGGCCAGAGCCCTCCTGACGTACCTCCCGTCCAACAACCAGGAGGACCCGCCCATGCGGGCCACCCAGGATCCCGTGGACCGGAGGGACCCCTCCCTGGACCGGCTGGTGCCGGAAAATCCGAACCTCCCCTACGACATCAAGACCCTCATCCAGACCGTGGTGGACGACGGCGTGTTCTTCGAAGTGCACCGGGACTTCGCCCAGAACATCGTCACCGGTTTCGGCCGATTCGGGGGGCGGGTGGCGGGCATCGTGGCGAACCAGCCGGCGTATCTGGCCGGCGTGCTCGACATCAAGGCCTCCATCAAGGGTGCCCGGTTCGTCCGTTTCTGCGACTGCTTCAACATCCCTCTCGTGACCTTCGAGGACGTCCCGGGCTTCCTCCCCGGAAAGGACCAGGAGCACGGGGGCATCATCGTCCACGGGGCCAAGCTCCTCTTCGCGTTTGCGGAGGCCACCGTGCCGAAGATCACCGTGATCACCCGCAAGGCCTACGGGGGCGCCTACTGCGTCATGGCCAGCAAGCACATCCGGACGGACTTCAACTTCGCCTTTCCGACGGCCGAAATCGCCGTGATGGGGCCCGACGGGGCCGTGAACATCCTCTTCCGCAAGGAGCTCTCGGAAGCACCCGATCCCGAAGGGTACAAGGCGGGCAAGGTGGAGGAGTTCCGCCGGACCCTGGCCAACCCGTACGTGGCCGCCCGGAAGGGATTCGTGGACGCCGTCATCTACCCCCGGGAGACGCGCCCACGGATCATCCGCGCCCTCCAGGGGCTCGCGAACAAGCGCGAGTGGAGTCCGCCCAAGAAGCACGGCAACATTCCGCTTTGACCGACCTCCCGCCCCGGCGCCCGCCGGGGCGGAGGCGCCTTGCATGGAGAGAGCCCCTTTGACCCCACGCCCCCGATCCCTCACCGGTTCTCCCCAAAGGAGCCGGAGCCTGCCCGCCGCCCTGGGGCCCCTCGCGCTCCTGCTCGTCCTGGGCGGGGCTTGCGCCGTCCGGACCCCGCCTGCCGCGCCGGTCGCCCAGGCCGACCTCCTCCCGCAAGTGCCCACGGAGGTCTCCGTCGGAAACGCCCTCGCGGAACGAATGGAAGCCCTGTGCGAGGCCGCCGAAGCCTCGGACCTGTCGGAGGAACAGGCCCGCCCCCTCGTAAAGGAGATGGCGGCCCTCCTCGACGAATACCTGGAGGCCCCGGCGGCCGTCCAGGCCAACCCCAGGCTTCAAGGGGCCCTGGTCCGCATGAACGATGCCGCCTTTCAGATCGAACTGGACGGTAACGCCGCGCCCGAGGGACCGGCGGATTCGGAAGAGTCCCCCAAGGACACGCTCCTCACGGAGGCCACCTTTCTCGCCCCCGCGGACCTCGGCTCCACCTACGCCCAGGTGGAGGCTGCCTTGCGCCAGGTCTCCGTCGGACTGGACATCCCGGCCAACGACCCTACGGTCCTCGCGTACGTGAACCTGTACCAGGGAAAGCTCCGGACTTGGTTTTCCAGGGCCTTGGCCCGCGGATACCCGGTGGTCCCCCGCATGCAACAGATCTTCAGGGACGAGGGCGTCCCCCCCGCTCTGGTCTACCTGGCCATCGTGGAATCGGCCTTCAATCCCGGAGCCGTTTCCCGCGCCAAGGCCGTGGGCATGTGGCAGTTTATCGCGGGCACGGGCAAGCGTTACGGGCTTCAGATCGATTTTTGGGAGGACCAGCGGCGCGATCCCGAACTGTCGGCCAGGGCCTCCGCTCGGTACCTCAAGGACCTCTACGCCATGTTCGGCGATTGGCCCCTCGCCCTCGCCTCCTACAACTGCGGGGAGGCCCGCATCCTGCGCTACAAGGCAAAGAACCCCACGGGCGA
It encodes the following:
- a CDS encoding acyl-CoA carboxylase subunit beta encodes the protein MNRDPLGELEALLRAGREGGGPARLKAQHDAGKLGARERIELFADPDSFEETDALVEHDCRDFGMDAKRIPGDGVVTGHARVEGRPVFLFANDFTVFGGSLSESNARKICKIMDLAMKVGAPIVGINDSGGARIQEGVGSLGGYADIFLRNTLASGVVPQISLILGPCAGGAVYSPAITDFVIMSESTSYMFITGPDVIRTVLHEDISKEDLGGARTHATVSGVCHFTAEDDGKALATARALLTYLPSNNQEDPPMRATQDPVDRRDPSLDRLVPENPNLPYDIKTLIQTVVDDGVFFEVHRDFAQNIVTGFGRFGGRVAGIVANQPAYLAGVLDIKASIKGARFVRFCDCFNIPLVTFEDVPGFLPGKDQEHGGIIVHGAKLLFAFAEATVPKITVITRKAYGGAYCVMASKHIRTDFNFAFPTAEIAVMGPDGAVNILFRKELSEAPDPEGYKAGKVEEFRRTLANPYVAARKGFVDAVIYPRETRPRIIRALQGLANKREWSPPKKHGNIPL
- a CDS encoding LysM peptidoglycan-binding domain-containing protein, which translates into the protein MERAPLTPRPRSLTGSPQRSRSLPAALGPLALLLVLGGACAVRTPPAAPVAQADLLPQVPTEVSVGNALAERMEALCEAAEASDLSEEQARPLVKEMAALLDEYLEAPAAVQANPRLQGALVRMNDAAFQIELDGNAAPEGPADSEESPKDTLLTEATFLAPADLGSTYAQVEAALRQVSVGLDIPANDPTVLAYVNLYQGKLRTWFSRALARGYPVVPRMQQIFRDEGVPPALVYLAIVESAFNPGAVSRAKAVGMWQFIAGTGKRYGLQIDFWEDQRRDPELSARASARYLKDLYAMFGDWPLALASYNCGEARILRYKAKNPTGDFWTLRKTRTLRRETREYVPAIFAAILIASNPSAYGFEAPPADPAEPTASVILTEATDLRVLARCAQIPVEQIQALNPSLKRLVTPPREYTLKIPAHAYASFQEAFAAVPPEERLAVAMHTVAKGETLASLARRYKTSAEAIRLANLMKGRRISPGQTLVVPLGVPASDPSLYVESRPSVPKGAKVYKVRKGDTLAGISRQTGVPVSRLKELNGLESDALRAGQRLVLAEKSEPEGLAPKPSAIGAQKAPAGRVHHVRSGDTLWDLARKYGTTVDRICRANRISPGKRLHLGDTLVIP